One genomic segment of Planctomycetaceae bacterium includes these proteins:
- a CDS encoding 4'-phosphopantetheinyl transferase superfamily protein produces MLQLAGPIDILPGVQLWLHDATAMSARDEDRLTAERLSDCDRRRFERYRTADKRRQFVVSRLVLSDILRKLIGLSDGFSVVATRSGRPIVVDENGEEIVSISLSHSGNITAVATSRTMRRVGVDIEVRAPLNQPALVPMILSQDEQTWFRVIPPTRQEETLRQIWTVKESVWKCHGEDCHTRVLDIHVNRNGEITTRRHCAGFATETGQSVQTFTNFPCDVLPGIRNLREITGFSTHIQGSVATSDCMCFVDLPNEIPVSDHQAGNTGPAVC; encoded by the coding sequence ATGCTTCAGTTGGCCGGTCCGATCGACATCCTTCCCGGCGTGCAGTTGTGGCTTCATGACGCCACTGCAATGTCGGCGCGCGACGAAGACCGGTTGACAGCTGAACGCCTGTCTGATTGCGACCGCCGACGATTCGAACGGTACCGGACTGCCGATAAGCGGCGGCAGTTCGTTGTCAGCCGGCTGGTGCTGAGCGACATCCTGCGCAAGCTGATCGGATTGTCTGACGGCTTTAGTGTCGTTGCGACAAGATCCGGCCGACCGATTGTCGTGGACGAGAACGGCGAAGAGATCGTTTCTATCAGTCTGTCGCATTCCGGAAACATCACCGCTGTCGCCACATCCCGAACAATGCGCCGAGTCGGAGTCGACATCGAGGTTCGGGCGCCATTGAATCAGCCAGCTCTGGTACCAATGATCCTCAGTCAGGACGAACAGACCTGGTTCCGCGTCATTCCGCCGACACGCCAGGAGGAAACCTTACGTCAAATCTGGACGGTCAAAGAATCGGTGTGGAAATGTCATGGCGAAGATTGCCATACTCGCGTCTTGGATATCCACGTGAATCGCAACGGTGAGATCACCACTCGCCGGCACTGTGCGGGATTCGCGACAGAAACCGGACAGTCAGTACAGACGTTCACGAACTTTCCGTGCGACGTCTTGCCGGGCATACGAAACCTGAGGGAAATCACAGGTTTTTCCACACACATTCAGGGCAGTGTTGCGACGTCTGACTGCATGTGTTTTGTCGACTTACCGAATGAAATCCCCGTGTCGGATCACCAGGCGGGAAATACCGGTCCCGCAGTTTGTTGA
- a CDS encoding O-antigen ligase family protein, whose protein sequence is MFTGLPVWIAFAVVLALVVLVTTIRQTPARALGAAMAVSFVFPVWIVQDWFDQPIGLRTLAAIIGLLAFCVHPKGSIRSPITLLDFCIGAMFIAHVWSDTLADGFSVGIPFRAYGEWVLPYVAGRFSIARTRDLRFLRPWMLSVLVILSLTAIGESLFSFNIWDAVFGEPPTSEINRDGQRFGFQRAYSMTLHPIFTAMLLLLMLPWTRMNDGEERDVEADDATDDQPSALWQTLPLILLIAGVAAGISRGPILGLGIAAVVAWVLNHRRFLWPSLAAAAILIVGAVIFPDAAVTVLEKFGGSHVRLVEVDGEVEEITGTRSRLLIYQAYGGPMLNAGLTGYGTIATNQFPPNIPYLESTRDSVEKLRLVDNAYVLLILRFGWLGLACFILLFLTALGTAIYLSSDPQIRRWCTVFAGCLVASLMVFFTVWMSYDFGFYLLWSVGLLSGLASARQKQS, encoded by the coding sequence ATGTTTACCGGCCTGCCAGTCTGGATTGCATTCGCCGTTGTGCTGGCGCTTGTCGTGCTGGTGACAACAATCCGGCAGACTCCGGCACGGGCACTGGGCGCGGCGATGGCCGTGTCGTTCGTGTTCCCGGTGTGGATTGTTCAGGACTGGTTCGATCAGCCGATCGGACTGCGAACTCTGGCGGCCATCATCGGACTGCTCGCGTTTTGTGTGCATCCGAAGGGCAGTATCCGGTCGCCGATAACTCTGCTGGACTTCTGTATCGGCGCTATGTTCATCGCTCATGTCTGGTCAGACACACTGGCCGACGGTTTCAGTGTCGGGATTCCGTTCAGAGCGTACGGTGAGTGGGTGCTGCCGTACGTCGCGGGACGTTTTTCCATCGCGCGGACGCGCGACCTGCGATTTCTGCGGCCGTGGATGCTGTCGGTACTGGTCATTCTGTCGTTGACGGCCATCGGCGAATCGCTGTTCTCGTTCAACATCTGGGACGCGGTTTTTGGAGAACCGCCGACCAGCGAAATCAACCGCGACGGTCAGCGGTTCGGCTTCCAGCGCGCCTACAGTATGACTCTGCACCCGATCTTCACGGCGATGCTGTTGCTGCTGATGCTGCCATGGACTCGCATGAATGACGGCGAAGAACGCGATGTCGAAGCGGATGACGCAACCGACGACCAGCCGTCCGCGCTCTGGCAGACGCTGCCGCTGATCCTGCTGATAGCTGGTGTCGCCGCCGGGATTTCTCGCGGACCGATTCTGGGACTGGGAATTGCCGCGGTCGTCGCCTGGGTGCTGAATCACCGCCGGTTCCTCTGGCCATCGCTGGCAGCGGCGGCCATTCTGATTGTCGGAGCCGTCATTTTTCCGGATGCCGCCGTGACCGTTCTTGAAAAATTCGGCGGCAGTCACGTCCGGCTGGTGGAAGTCGATGGCGAAGTTGAAGAAATCACCGGGACGCGCAGCCGGCTGTTGATCTATCAGGCCTACGGCGGCCCGATGCTGAACGCCGGTCTGACCGGTTACGGAACAATTGCGACCAACCAGTTTCCGCCGAACATCCCGTATCTGGAATCGACGCGTGACTCAGTCGAGAAGCTGCGACTTGTCGACAACGCCTACGTGCTGCTGATTCTGAGATTTGGGTGGCTGGGTCTGGCGTGTTTTATCCTGTTGTTTCTAACCGCACTGGGAACGGCGATTTACCTGAGCAGCGATCCGCAGATCAGGCGCTGGTGCACCGTGTTTGCCGGTTGTCTGGTGGCGTCGCTGATGGTGTTTTTCACAGTCTGGATGAGTTACGACTTTGGATTCTATCTGCTGTGGAGCGTCGGGTTGCTGTCAGGCCTTGCGTCGGCCCGGCAGAAACAGTCGTAG
- a CDS encoding condensation domain-containing protein, producing MTAQRTTNPTSHSAPAPSGQRSRELSASLPATVFERFVLNSEDHAHRMIIRVVLRLTGETDSKALTAAWNEAVIRHPLLMSRISVRDGVPCWVATDPPTLTVEYAERSISDIDHGAVGRMPLSEQPGFAGRAIIGDDGLLITLDVHHACSDGTGMRQLIAEWMHLYDCRVRGLESQLPPADPALLQARDEIVQTSGDSKNSVGGWEGIRNFLLTVRGRTVRPGSRLRAASGESAQLAAATCFVEAAVESAQLLPGVEQACLRRTLKQFDVTLNDLLLACCMLTVSELWPNARRSDRITILNPVDLRRPSDRFLSACNRFGVVFLRRKFSHCGDPVGLLRGLHDEMTYIKNKQVAVEFLKGMQQLEKVPGGPGLFRRLGWFVPTLQFTCLGDITRVPSRMFRTDDRWVYTGHLRFESATGIPPLPPGSPLSVAACLTGPRLTLGVRTSSDVISEAETQRILATLIGQLQHICGCLTRDRNSQPAEK from the coding sequence ATGACAGCGCAGCGAACCACAAATCCGACATCTCACTCGGCACCGGCGCCGTCCGGTCAGCGTTCGCGGGAACTTTCCGCATCGCTGCCGGCAACTGTCTTTGAACGCTTCGTGCTCAACAGTGAGGACCACGCTCACCGGATGATTATTCGTGTGGTGCTGCGACTGACCGGCGAAACCGATTCAAAGGCTCTTACGGCGGCATGGAATGAAGCGGTCATTCGTCATCCGCTGCTGATGTCGCGCATTTCCGTTCGGGACGGTGTTCCCTGCTGGGTAGCGACTGACCCGCCGACGCTGACGGTCGAATATGCAGAACGATCGATCAGCGACATCGATCACGGAGCCGTCGGACGAATGCCGCTCAGTGAACAGCCGGGCTTTGCCGGTCGGGCGATCATCGGCGATGACGGCCTGCTGATCACGCTGGACGTTCATCATGCCTGCAGCGACGGCACGGGGATGAGACAACTGATCGCCGAATGGATGCACCTGTACGACTGCCGGGTGCGAGGTCTGGAATCGCAGCTTCCGCCTGCTGATCCCGCGCTGCTGCAGGCTCGTGACGAGATCGTCCAGACATCCGGTGACTCGAAGAACTCCGTTGGCGGCTGGGAGGGAATTCGCAATTTTCTGCTGACCGTCCGTGGTCGCACGGTTCGTCCGGGATCTCGACTGCGTGCCGCGTCCGGAGAATCGGCACAGCTCGCTGCGGCGACGTGCTTCGTCGAAGCGGCCGTCGAATCTGCGCAGCTGCTGCCGGGAGTCGAACAGGCATGCCTGAGGCGCACGCTGAAACAGTTCGACGTAACGCTGAATGATCTGCTGCTGGCATGCTGCATGCTGACCGTCAGCGAACTATGGCCGAACGCGCGCCGGTCCGATCGAATCACGATCCTGAACCCGGTCGACCTGCGCCGGCCGTCGGACCGTTTTCTGTCCGCGTGCAACCGCTTTGGTGTTGTGTTTCTGCGTCGAAAATTCAGCCACTGCGGCGATCCTGTCGGCCTGCTGCGCGGGCTGCACGACGAAATGACGTACATCAAGAACAAACAGGTGGCCGTCGAATTCCTGAAGGGAATGCAGCAGTTGGAAAAGGTCCCGGGTGGACCGGGTTTGTTCCGCCGGCTGGGCTGGTTTGTTCCGACGCTGCAGTTCACGTGTCTGGGAGACATCACGCGAGTTCCCAGTCGCATGTTTCGAACGGACGATCGTTGGGTTTACACGGGCCATCTGCGTTTTGAATCGGCCACCGGAATTCCGCCGCTTCCGCCGGGTTCGCCGCTGAGCGTGGCGGCGTGTCTGACAGGTCCCCGGTTGACGCTGGGAGTACGGACGTCGTCGGATGTAATTTCCGAAGCGGAAACTCAGCGGATCCTGGCGACACTGATCGGGCAATTGCAGCACATCTGCGGTTGCCTGACTCGCGACCGCAATTCTCAGCCGGCGGAGAAGTGA
- a CDS encoding SDR family oxidoreductase gives MTGASRGIGRACAIRLAQAGANVVVNFLSSPDAARETASAVKSHGVDSIAVRADVSVRDDAHALVNAAAEHFGGLDILVSNVAGGGFRPLMDVTPAGIDAVVRTNAAPLVWLTQAAAPLLSRSAGNGKVICVSSHGSARAVANYGAIGASKAALESLMRHLAFELGPTGINFNAVMPGLVPTDAVRTMPGVDSLLDLVRKQMLLKDRDLTAEDVADVVAFLASPGSDLIQGQTIIVDGGIMVRV, from the coding sequence GTGACCGGAGCCTCCCGCGGGATCGGACGTGCCTGCGCGATCCGGCTGGCTCAGGCGGGAGCCAACGTCGTTGTCAATTTTCTGTCGTCACCGGACGCGGCCCGTGAAACCGCGTCGGCAGTCAAGTCGCACGGTGTCGATTCCATCGCAGTGCGCGCGGATGTGTCGGTTCGCGACGATGCTCACGCGCTGGTGAACGCGGCCGCGGAACACTTCGGGGGCCTGGATATTCTGGTCAGCAACGTCGCGGGCGGAGGATTTCGTCCTCTGATGGATGTGACTCCCGCGGGAATCGACGCTGTCGTGCGAACAAACGCGGCACCGCTGGTGTGGCTGACGCAGGCGGCGGCTCCGCTGCTGTCCCGGTCCGCCGGAAACGGCAAGGTCATTTGTGTGTCCAGCCACGGTTCTGCTCGCGCGGTTGCGAACTACGGTGCCATCGGCGCATCCAAGGCCGCTCTGGAAAGTTTGATGCGGCATCTGGCGTTCGAACTGGGGCCGACGGGAATCAACTTCAATGCCGTGATGCCGGGACTGGTTCCGACGGACGCCGTTCGCACGATGCCGGGTGTGGATTCGCTGCTGGATCTTGTCCGAAAGCAAATGCTGCTGAAGGATCGGGATCTGACAGCGGAGGACGTCGCGGACGTCGTCGCGTTTCTGGCAAGTCCTGGAAGCGATCTGATTCAGGGCCAGACAATCATCGTCGATGGCGGCATCATGGTTCGTGTGTAG
- a CDS encoding aromatic ring-hydroxylating dioxygenase subunit alpha, translating to MYQSPVSFISPLSPADYSSDDAHRRETNALFRRFWQPVGVSSALSRSGDQVTAEFGEIPVVVRNFDGRLTALHNVCSHRHCRLVSQPHSRSEKLKCPFHGWEFGADGRTRKIPAARNFPAFDRDRYRLQEFELDNCGDLIFVRCGRSGPSLREWLGEHFEMFAEWFSAPVWALSMQRHLSFPANWKIPIEASLESYHIPEVHPATFGIDPGEDLSRHAFSANSSSFYTAFNTPRLVDRALRTVESAVHAVLGRTFSGKYEHHHVLPNLLVSHTDSLTVVQTVAPVTATTSESRVWQFGLCSRRSNPLSRMTAWTWRHFTARLALRILHEDIRMYPHIQAGVSGRHRPAILERCEERLHTFQQFVYDHAGSVASVDGASVDGAADGVAENCSGCAAEEKESTVARSEGRLSVQPERQDSTGDRSLPRDRTCLRDPAGSGGSQRRCQFSVVTGRGP from the coding sequence ATGTACCAAAGTCCCGTATCCTTCATTTCTCCGTTGTCGCCGGCCGACTACAGCAGCGACGACGCGCACCGCCGCGAAACGAATGCACTGTTCCGGCGGTTCTGGCAACCGGTCGGCGTTTCGTCGGCACTGAGCCGCAGCGGCGATCAGGTGACCGCCGAATTCGGTGAAATACCGGTGGTCGTGCGCAACTTCGACGGTCGGCTGACGGCGCTGCACAACGTTTGTTCTCACCGTCACTGCCGGCTGGTTTCGCAACCCCACAGCCGATCGGAAAAACTCAAGTGCCCGTTTCATGGATGGGAATTCGGGGCTGATGGCAGGACTCGGAAAATTCCCGCAGCACGCAATTTCCCGGCATTCGATCGCGATCGATATCGACTGCAGGAGTTCGAACTGGACAACTGCGGCGACCTGATCTTCGTCCGCTGTGGTCGCAGCGGACCTTCACTTCGTGAGTGGCTTGGTGAGCATTTTGAGATGTTCGCGGAATGGTTTTCCGCGCCGGTCTGGGCTCTTTCGATGCAGCGGCATCTTAGTTTTCCCGCGAACTGGAAGATCCCCATCGAAGCGTCGCTGGAGAGCTATCACATTCCCGAAGTGCATCCGGCAACTTTCGGAATTGATCCGGGCGAAGACCTCAGTCGCCATGCATTCAGCGCGAACTCGTCCTCATTCTACACCGCGTTCAACACGCCGCGACTTGTTGATCGTGCGCTGAGGACCGTTGAAAGCGCGGTTCATGCCGTGTTGGGACGAACGTTCTCCGGAAAGTATGAACATCACCATGTGCTTCCGAATCTGTTGGTTAGCCACACGGATTCGCTGACAGTGGTGCAGACGGTGGCTCCCGTCACGGCGACGACTTCGGAAAGCCGAGTTTGGCAGTTTGGACTGTGTAGCCGGCGTTCCAATCCGCTGTCACGGATGACGGCATGGACCTGGCGGCACTTCACCGCTCGACTGGCGCTGCGAATTCTGCACGAAGACATTCGCATGTATCCCCACATCCAGGCGGGAGTTTCAGGAAGGCACCGTCCGGCGATTCTGGAGCGCTGCGAGGAACGTCTGCATACGTTCCAGCAGTTCGTGTACGACCACGCCGGCAGCGTTGCTTCCGTCGACGGCGCATCCGTCGACGGCGCAGCGGACGGAGTTGCAGAGAATTGTTCAGGGTGTGCGGCGGAAGAGAAGGAATCCACTGTCGCCCGTTCAGAGGGCCGTTTGAGTGTTCAGCCTGAAAGACAAGACAGCACTGGTGACCGGAGCCTCCCGCGGGATCGGACGTGCCTGCGCGATCCGGCTGGCTCAGGCGGGAGCCAACGTCGTTGTCAATTTTCTGTCGTCACCGGACGCGGCCCGTGA